The following proteins are co-located in the Streptomyces sp. NBC_01198 genome:
- a CDS encoding F0F1 ATP synthase subunit gamma, which translates to MGAQIRVYKRRIRSVTATKKITKAMEMIAASRIVKAQRQVAASSPYADELTRAVTAVATGSNTKHPLTTEAENPTRAAVLLVTSDRGLAGGYSSNAIKAADRLIERLRAEGKEVDSYLIGRKAVAYYAFREREVTQSWTGFSDSPSYADAKAVATPLIASVLADSAEGGVDELHIVFTEFVSMMTQTPVDRRLLPLAISDKADRGEGEQSKPQALPLFEFEPSAEGVLDALLPRYVESRIYNALLQAAASEHAARRRAMKSATDNAEDLIKSLTRLANAARQADITQEISEIVGGASALADANAGSD; encoded by the coding sequence ATGGGCGCACAGATTCGGGTTTACAAGCGCCGGATCAGGTCCGTCACCGCCACGAAGAAGATCACCAAGGCGATGGAGATGATCGCCGCCTCGCGCATCGTCAAGGCGCAGCGCCAGGTGGCGGCCTCGTCCCCGTACGCGGATGAGCTGACCCGGGCGGTCACGGCGGTCGCGACCGGCTCCAACACCAAGCACCCGCTGACCACCGAGGCCGAGAACCCGACCCGTGCCGCGGTCCTGCTCGTCACGAGCGACCGCGGCCTGGCCGGCGGCTACTCGTCCAACGCGATCAAGGCGGCCGACCGGCTCATCGAGCGGCTGCGCGCGGAGGGCAAGGAGGTCGACAGCTACCTGATCGGCCGCAAGGCGGTGGCCTACTACGCCTTCCGCGAGCGCGAGGTCACCCAGTCCTGGACCGGCTTCTCCGACAGCCCGTCGTACGCCGACGCCAAGGCGGTGGCGACACCGCTGATCGCGTCGGTGCTCGCGGACTCGGCCGAGGGCGGCGTGGACGAGCTGCACATCGTCTTCACCGAATTCGTGTCGATGATGACCCAGACCCCGGTCGACCGGCGGCTGCTGCCGCTGGCGATCTCGGACAAGGCGGATCGCGGCGAAGGGGAGCAGTCCAAGCCCCAGGCGCTGCCGCTGTTCGAGTTCGAGCCGTCCGCGGAGGGCGTGCTGGACGCGCTGCTGCCGCGGTACGTCGAGAGCCGCATCTACAACGCCCTGCTGCAGGCCGCCGCCTCCGAGCACGCGGCCCGCCGCCGGGCGATGAAGTCGGCGACCGACAACGCGGAAGATCTGATCAAGTCGCTCACGCGGCTTGCCAACGCGGCCCGACAGGCCGACATCACCCAGGAAATCAGCGAGATCGTCGGCGGTGCCAGCGCTCTGGCCGACGCGAACGCGGGGAGTGACTGA
- the atpD gene encoding F0F1 ATP synthase subunit beta, whose translation MTTTVETTATGRVARVIGPVVDVEFPVDTMPEIYNALKVDVADPTEAGASKTLTLEVAQHLGDGLVRAISMQPTDGLVRQSPVTDTGNGITVPVGDVTKGRVFNTLGAILNEPEAESEVTERWPIHRKAPAFDQLESKTEMFETGLKVVDLLTPYVKGGKIGLFGGAGVGKTVLIQEMIMRVAKLHEGVSVFAGVGERTREGNDLIAEMAESGVLPQTALVFGQMDEPPGTRLRVALAGLTMAEYFRDVQNQDVLFFIDNIFRFTQAGSEVSTLLGRMPSAVGYQPNLADEMGQLQERITSTRGHSITSMQAIYVPADDLTDPAPATTFAHLDATTVLSRPISEKGIYPAVDPLDSTSRILDPRYISQDHYDCAMRVKGILQKYKDLQDIISILGIDELGEEDKLTVFRARRIERFLSQNTHAAKQFTGVDGSDVSLDESVAAFNAIADGDYDHFPEQAFFMCGGLDDLKANAAKLGVN comes from the coding sequence ATGACCACCACTGTTGAAACCACCGCCACCGGCCGGGTGGCGCGGGTCATCGGCCCGGTCGTCGACGTGGAGTTCCCCGTCGACACCATGCCGGAGATCTACAACGCGCTGAAGGTCGACGTCGCCGACCCGACCGAGGCCGGCGCCAGCAAGACGCTGACCCTGGAGGTCGCGCAGCACCTCGGCGACGGCCTGGTCCGCGCCATCTCCATGCAGCCCACCGACGGCCTGGTCCGCCAGTCCCCGGTCACCGACACCGGCAACGGCATCACGGTGCCGGTCGGCGACGTCACCAAGGGCCGCGTCTTCAACACCCTCGGCGCGATCCTGAACGAGCCGGAGGCGGAGTCCGAGGTCACCGAGCGCTGGCCGATCCACCGCAAGGCCCCGGCCTTCGACCAGCTCGAGTCCAAGACCGAGATGTTCGAGACCGGCCTGAAGGTCGTCGACCTGCTGACCCCGTACGTCAAGGGCGGCAAGATCGGCCTGTTCGGCGGCGCGGGCGTCGGCAAGACCGTGCTCATCCAGGAAATGATCATGCGTGTCGCCAAGCTGCACGAGGGCGTTTCCGTCTTCGCCGGCGTCGGCGAGCGCACCCGTGAGGGCAACGACCTCATCGCGGAGATGGCCGAGTCCGGCGTGCTCCCGCAGACCGCGCTGGTCTTCGGCCAGATGGACGAGCCGCCGGGCACCCGGCTGCGGGTCGCGCTGGCCGGTCTGACCATGGCGGAGTACTTCCGCGATGTGCAGAACCAGGACGTGCTGTTCTTCATCGACAACATCTTCCGGTTCACCCAGGCCGGTTCCGAGGTCTCCACGCTGCTCGGCCGGATGCCCTCCGCGGTGGGCTACCAGCCGAACCTGGCCGACGAGATGGGCCAGCTGCAGGAGCGGATCACCTCGACCCGCGGTCACTCGATCACCTCGATGCAGGCGATCTACGTCCCCGCGGACGACCTGACCGACCCGGCGCCCGCCACCACCTTCGCCCACCTCGACGCGACGACCGTGCTCTCCCGGCCGATCTCGGAGAAGGGCATCTACCCCGCGGTGGACCCGCTGGACTCCACGTCCCGCATCCTGGACCCGCGCTACATCTCGCAGGACCACTACGACTGCGCCATGCGCGTCAAGGGGATCCTGCAGAAGTACAAGGACCTCCAGGACATCATCTCCATCCTCGGTATCGACGAGCTCGGCGAGGAGGACAAGCTCACCGTCTTCCGCGCCCGCCGCATCGAGCGCTTCCTGTCGCAGAACACCCACGCGGCCAAGCAGTTCACCGGTGTGGACGGTTCCGACGTGTCGCTCGACGAGTCGGTGGCGGCCTTCAACGCCATCGCGGACGGCGACTACGACCACTTCCCGGAACAGGCCTTCTTCATGTGCGGTGGCCTGGACGACCTCAAGGCGAACGCCGCCAAGCTCGGCGTCAACTGA
- the atpA gene encoding F0F1 ATP synthase subunit alpha, whose amino-acid sequence MAELTIRPEEIRDALETFVQSYQPDAASREEVGTVSVAGDGIAKVEGLPSAMANELLRFEDGTLGLALNLEEREIGAIVLGEFNGIEEGQPVHRTGEVLSVAVGEGYLGRVVDPLGTPIDGLGEIETDGRRALELQAPTVMQRKSVHEPMQTGLKAVDSMTPIGRGQRQLIIGDRQTGKSALAIDTIINQRDNWRSGDPKKQVRCIYVAIGQKGSTIAGVRAALDEAGALEYTTIVAAPASDPAGFKYLAPYTGSAIGQHWMYQGKHVLIVFDDLSKQADAYRAVSLLLRRPPGREAYPGDVFYLHSRLLERCAKLSDDLGAGSMTGLPIVETKANDVSAFIPTNVISITDGQCFLESDLFNAGQRPALNVGISVSRVGGSAQIKAMKSVAGRLRVDLAQFRELEAFAAFGSDLDAASKAQLERGQRMVELLKQGQYAPYAIEDQVVSIWAGTTGQLDDVPVEDVRRFERELLDYLHRENKSLLTGIVETGKLEDGTIDALTSAVAAFKKQFETSSGTLLDEG is encoded by the coding sequence ATGGCGGAGCTCACGATCCGGCCGGAGGAGATCCGGGACGCGCTGGAGACGTTTGTCCAGTCGTACCAGCCGGACGCGGCCTCGCGCGAGGAGGTCGGGACGGTCAGCGTTGCCGGAGACGGCATCGCGAAGGTCGAGGGCCTGCCCTCGGCGATGGCGAACGAACTGCTGCGGTTCGAGGACGGCACCCTCGGTCTCGCGCTGAACCTGGAAGAGCGCGAGATCGGCGCGATCGTCCTCGGCGAGTTCAACGGCATCGAAGAGGGCCAGCCGGTGCACCGCACCGGTGAGGTGCTGTCGGTGGCGGTCGGCGAGGGCTACCTGGGCCGGGTCGTCGACCCGCTGGGCACCCCGATCGACGGCCTCGGCGAGATCGAGACCGACGGCCGCCGCGCGCTGGAGCTGCAGGCCCCCACGGTCATGCAGCGCAAGTCGGTGCACGAGCCGATGCAGACCGGCCTGAAGGCCGTCGACTCGATGACCCCGATCGGCCGCGGTCAGCGCCAGCTGATCATCGGCGACCGCCAGACCGGCAAGTCCGCCCTGGCCATCGACACGATCATCAACCAGCGCGACAACTGGCGCAGCGGCGACCCGAAGAAGCAGGTCCGCTGCATCTACGTCGCTATCGGCCAGAAGGGCTCCACCATCGCCGGCGTGCGCGCCGCGCTGGACGAGGCCGGCGCGCTGGAGTACACGACCATCGTCGCCGCCCCGGCGTCCGACCCGGCCGGCTTCAAGTACCTGGCCCCCTACACCGGCTCGGCCATCGGCCAGCACTGGATGTACCAGGGCAAGCACGTCCTGATCGTCTTCGACGACCTGAGCAAGCAGGCCGACGCCTACCGCGCCGTCTCGCTGCTGCTGCGCCGCCCGCCGGGCCGCGAGGCCTACCCCGGCGACGTCTTCTACCTGCACTCCCGCCTGCTCGAGCGCTGCGCGAAGCTCTCCGACGACCTGGGCGCCGGCTCCATGACCGGCCTGCCGATCGTGGAGACCAAGGCCAACGACGTGTCGGCGTTCATCCCGACCAACGTGATCTCCATCACCGACGGCCAGTGCTTCCTGGAGTCCGACCTGTTCAACGCCGGCCAGCGGCCCGCGCTGAACGTCGGTATCTCGGTCTCCCGGGTCGGCGGCTCGGCGCAGATCAAGGCCATGAAGAGCGTCGCGGGCCGGCTGCGCGTGGACCTCGCCCAGTTCCGCGAGCTGGAGGCCTTCGCCGCCTTCGGTTCCGACCTGGACGCGGCCTCCAAGGCGCAGCTGGAGCGCGGCCAGCGGATGGTCGAGCTGCTCAAGCAGGGCCAGTACGCGCCCTACGCGATCGAGGACCAGGTCGTCTCCATCTGGGCCGGCACCACCGGCCAGCTGGACGACGTCCCGGTGGAGGACGTCCGCCGCTTCGAGCGCGAACTGCTGGACTACCTGCACCGCGAGAACAAGTCGCTGCTCACCGGCATCGTCGAGACCGGCAAGCTGGAGGACGGCACGATCGACGCCCTGACCTCCGCGGTCGCCGCCTTCAAGAAGCAGTTCGAGACGTCCTCGGGCACGCTGCTGGACGAGGGCTGA
- a CDS encoding F0F1 ATP synthase subunit B, which translates to MMSFLAAEGAQNPLIPESSELIVGLLCFFIVFGVLGKKLLPNIQKTLAERHDAIEGGLERAEKAQTEANRTLEEYKAQLAEARHEAARITEQAREQGAVIIAEMREEGQRQREAIVAAGHAQIEADRRQVTVTLRQEVGRIATDLAGKLVGESLEDSARQSRTIDRFLDSLDGSAGAGAGNGAGAGAAR; encoded by the coding sequence ATGATGTCCTTCCTGGCGGCGGAGGGAGCGCAGAATCCGCTCATTCCCGAGTCCTCGGAACTGATTGTCGGCCTGCTCTGCTTCTTCATCGTCTTCGGCGTCCTCGGAAAGAAGCTCCTGCCGAACATCCAGAAGACCCTCGCGGAGCGCCACGACGCGATCGAGGGTGGCCTGGAGCGCGCGGAGAAGGCGCAGACCGAAGCCAACCGCACGCTTGAGGAGTACAAGGCCCAGCTCGCCGAGGCCCGCCACGAGGCGGCCAGGATCACCGAGCAGGCCCGTGAGCAGGGCGCCGTGATCATCGCGGAGATGCGCGAGGAGGGCCAGCGCCAGCGCGAGGCCATCGTCGCCGCGGGCCACGCCCAGATCGAGGCGGACCGCCGGCAGGTGACCGTCACGCTGCGCCAGGAGGTCGGCAGGATCGCCACCGACCTGGCCGGCAAGCTGGTCGGCGAGTCCCTGGAGGACAGCGCCCGGCAGAGCCGCACCATCGACCGCTTCCTCGACAGCCTCGACGGTTCGGCAGGCGCCGGAGCGGGCAACGGGGCAGGCGCCGGGGCGGCACGATGA
- a CDS encoding F0F1 ATP synthase subunit delta has product MNGASRDALAAARERLDALTDNTSVDATVLADELAAVTSLLHRESSLRRALTDPAQSGEAKAGLARRLLGNQLGTDSIDLVSGMVRARWSRSRDLVDALEELADTADLTAAERDGTLDEVEDELFRFGRITSGSVDLRAALSGRAGDAGGKSALLHTLLGGRAKPVTERLVTRLVTAPRGRSLEGGIESLSKLAAARRGRTVAEVVSATPLSEAQKRRLGDALARIYGRPVHLNLDVDPEVLGGVRVRIGDEVINGSIADRLDEASRRMAG; this is encoded by the coding sequence ATGAACGGCGCGAGCCGTGACGCACTCGCCGCCGCGCGGGAACGCCTGGACGCGCTGACCGACAACACGTCGGTGGACGCGACCGTGCTGGCCGACGAGCTGGCCGCCGTGACCTCGCTGCTGCACCGCGAGTCGTCGCTGCGCCGCGCACTGACCGACCCGGCGCAGTCCGGCGAGGCCAAGGCCGGGCTCGCCCGGCGGCTGCTGGGTAACCAGCTGGGCACGGACAGCATCGACCTGGTCAGCGGGATGGTACGGGCCCGCTGGTCGCGCTCGCGCGACCTGGTGGACGCCCTGGAGGAGCTGGCCGACACCGCCGACCTGACCGCCGCAGAGCGGGACGGCACGCTCGACGAGGTCGAGGACGAGCTGTTCCGCTTCGGGCGGATCACCTCCGGCAGCGTCGACCTGCGGGCCGCGCTCAGCGGCCGGGCCGGCGACGCCGGCGGCAAGTCGGCCCTGCTGCACACGCTGCTCGGCGGGCGCGCCAAACCGGTCACGGAACGGCTGGTCACCCGGCTGGTCACCGCGCCGCGAGGACGTAGCCTTGAAGGCGGGATCGAATCCCTGTCCAAGCTGGCCGCGGCCCGCCGCGGCCGGACGGTCGCAGAGGTGGTCTCGGCGACTCCGCTGAGCGAGGCGCAGAAGCGCCGGCTCGGGGACGCCCTGGCCAGGATCTACGGCCGCCCGGTGCATCTGAACCTGGACGTGGACCCCGAGGTCCTCGGCGGGGTCCGGGTGCGGATCGGCGACGAGGTCATCAACGGCTCCATCGCGGACCGCCTCGACGAGGCGTCCCGCCGGATGGCCGGCTGA